From Pseudodesulfovibrio nedwellii:
GCCGAAGAATCCGGTCACGAAATAGGCGACCTCACCGGGCTTGAGGAAGATTAATATTTGTCTCCGACGGCTGGGGGAAGGGAAGGAAAAAACCTTTTCAAAGGTTTTTTCCTTCCCTTCCCCCAGACCCCCATCCCATCCTTTTTCTAAACTTTTTGGTGCCGCTTCGCGGGGACTCTTCGTTAAGGTATGACTCGAAGGGGACTTTGGGAGTGTTGCATGAATAAAACTGGAATTTTAAGAATGGTCTTTTACCCTCCCACCTCGCCGAAGGCGACATACAAAGTTTAAGAAGGGAGAGGGGATGGGGGTTCGGGGGAAGGGGAGAGGGAAAGCCCTTTTCAAAGGGTTTCCCTCTCCCCTTCCCCCGACCGCCGGAGGCAATCTCACATCTTGCTGTAAAGGACTGTAGAGTATAGGGTTGCTTCATGAGTCGAATTGCCGTCATGTCGGATATTCATGCCAATTTTGAGGCATTGAAAGCAGTGCTAGCGGACCTTGATGGGTTTGCAGTGGACGCGGTGTATTGTCTGGGCGACCAGATTGGATATGGGCCGCAGCCGCAGGAATGTGTAGATTTGCTTCGCGAACGAGGGGTCAAGTGCCTCATGGGCAACCATGAACAGGGACTGATTAATATTTATTATCTGCGAGGGTTCAACCAGCCTGCTGCGGATGCCTTGCGCAAGACTCGTGAGATGATTTCCGAAGAGACTTACCAATGGCTCGTGTCTCGCCCCAAGAGCATGGTGGAATATGGGTGTCGGTTTGTCCACGGCACGCCGCCGGATGTCGTGGCCGAGTACCTGTGGAAACATGAAAAGAACATGGGCGAAGTCTTTGCCCATTATTCAGAAGATATCTGTTTTGCGGGTCATACCCACGATTTGACTCGATATGTTCACCAAGGGGGGGTATCTGAAAAGCTTCTTCTCTGCCAAGGGGACACCCCGCTTGAACCCGACATGCGGCATCTGGTGAATATCGGAGCCGTTGGTCAGCCGCGAGACGGTGACAATCGGGCCAAATACGGGCTTTTTGATGTTGAATCCCGCCTTTTGACCATGCGTTTTGTCGAATACGACATCCAGAAAACCGTGGATCGCATACGCGAACACGGCTTTCATTGCTCTTTTGGTGACCGCCTCTGGTAATACGACCTACCTGACAAGTACCTCTACACGTCTGTTCTTGGGTTCCCTCTTGCCATCCGGCGTCGGGATCAGAGGATTGGTTTCCCCGTGGGATGTGGTCTGGATTACATCCGCAGGCATTCCGTCTTTCATAAGTTTCTTTTTAATACTGAGCGCCCGCCTGAGCGAAAGATCATAATTGTATTGCTTTTCACCGACCGTATCGGTGTGGCCGATTATTGAGACGTCGGTGGATGAGCGCGTCCGATAACTTTCCATGATTTCAGAAAGCATCGTTTCGGATTCAGCTTTGAGCTTGGTTGAATCACTGAAGAAGTACAGCAGGAACCGCGTAGTCGGCTCCGGCTGGGCAGCCAATGCCTCTGAAAAGGCAGACTGAACTTCGCTTTCTGACATTGTATATACGTCATCTTTCCCGCTGACAGTCTGATTGGCTTGGTTCAGAGTCACTGTTTCGCCTGAATGGGCAGTCACGGTAACCTGTCCGACATGTCCATCCAGATCAGGCAGAAGAACAACTTTTTGACCGCATCCGACCAACAGCAATAAACTGAAAATGAGCAAGGTGATTTTTTTCATGGTGTGCTCCTAGTCGACCTTGACGAGAAATCGGGTGCCCCGGATTCCGATAGTTGAAAGGGGAGTCTCTACAGTCATTTTGTCCGGGG
This genomic window contains:
- a CDS encoding metallophosphoesterase family protein; protein product: MSRIAVMSDIHANFEALKAVLADLDGFAVDAVYCLGDQIGYGPQPQECVDLLRERGVKCLMGNHEQGLINIYYLRGFNQPAADALRKTREMISEETYQWLVSRPKSMVEYGCRFVHGTPPDVVAEYLWKHEKNMGEVFAHYSEDICFAGHTHDLTRYVHQGGVSEKLLLCQGDTPLEPDMRHLVNIGAVGQPRDGDNRAKYGLFDVESRLLTMRFVEYDIQKTVDRIREHGFHCSFGDRLW
- a CDS encoding OmpA family protein, with the protein product MKKITLLIFSLLLLVGCGQKVVLLPDLDGHVGQVTVTAHSGETVTLNQANQTVSGKDDVYTMSESEVQSAFSEALAAQPEPTTRFLLYFFSDSTKLKAESETMLSEIMESYRTRSSTDVSIIGHTDTVGEKQYNYDLSLRRALSIKKKLMKDGMPADVIQTTSHGETNPLIPTPDGKREPKNRRVEVLVR